A region from the Natronorubrum halophilum genome encodes:
- a CDS encoding metallophosphoesterase — translation MADDADGPVYYVISDLHIGGDEQLGEVDFLDELLGFLERLETTDEDAELLINGDAFGLWEFTEVDGLEKFDILTERYPELFEQLQATGESVPITLLPGNHDSELAAYDEYVERLAEYNVDLVQSESITRSIGDRTIWFEHGHQQDPNNRFEDFGNAYETPLGYFYNTHVTSRAGRLSDRGRYNWLKDVQAITPTERVPRWLLSKYFYREMNPLLRYAVIPFLLLFNISVLLAVLAGLDVMGIWTMPVATTDAVLARLGLVGEAVHFLLVVNVAVAGMIILIGIPVYFVLRDVGETVERFGIFETDLTVDPEEPYEEAAREVFADRPETAVFCYGHTHRPGVTEVDGRLLVNTGTWLKRLHRRDVVAGVLPPVFYPSYQLCAVRISAVPDGVAVEYEEIGKPSPSAEEITLTERLLTLGREPTPELPERSVVSARVPESASASTADE, via the coding sequence GCCGACGGCCCGGTTTACTACGTGATCAGCGACCTCCATATCGGCGGCGACGAACAGCTGGGGGAGGTCGATTTTCTGGACGAGTTGCTCGGATTTCTCGAGCGCCTGGAGACGACCGACGAGGACGCGGAGCTACTGATCAACGGCGACGCGTTCGGACTGTGGGAGTTCACCGAGGTCGACGGTCTCGAGAAGTTCGACATCCTGACCGAGCGCTACCCCGAACTGTTCGAGCAGTTGCAGGCGACCGGCGAGTCGGTCCCGATCACGCTGTTGCCGGGCAATCACGACAGCGAACTCGCCGCGTACGACGAGTACGTCGAGCGGTTGGCCGAGTACAACGTCGACCTCGTCCAGTCCGAGTCGATCACCCGGTCGATCGGCGATCGGACGATCTGGTTCGAGCACGGGCACCAGCAGGATCCGAACAACCGATTCGAGGACTTCGGAAACGCCTACGAGACGCCGCTCGGCTACTTCTACAACACCCACGTGACGAGCCGGGCGGGCCGATTGTCCGATCGCGGGCGGTACAACTGGTTGAAGGACGTTCAGGCGATCACGCCGACCGAGCGCGTGCCTCGCTGGCTCCTCTCGAAGTACTTCTACCGCGAAATGAATCCGCTCTTGCGCTACGCCGTGATTCCGTTTCTGTTGCTGTTCAATATCAGCGTCCTCCTCGCGGTGCTGGCGGGACTGGACGTGATGGGCATCTGGACGATGCCGGTCGCGACGACGGATGCGGTTCTCGCCCGGTTGGGCCTGGTCGGAGAGGCCGTCCACTTCCTTCTCGTCGTGAACGTCGCTGTTGCCGGCATGATCATCCTCATCGGTATCCCGGTGTACTTCGTCCTTCGTGACGTCGGAGAGACCGTCGAGCGGTTCGGTATTTTCGAGACGGATCTCACGGTCGACCCCGAGGAGCCGTACGAGGAGGCCGCCCGGGAGGTGTTCGCCGATCGGCCGGAGACGGCGGTGTTTTGCTACGGCCACACCCATCGGCCGGGGGTCACCGAAGTCGACGGCAGGTTGCTCGTCAACACCGGAACGTGGCTCAAGCGCCTCCACCGGCGAGACGTCGTTGCCGGGGTACTCCCGCCGGTGTTCTACCCGTCGTATCAGCTGTGCGCCGTTCGCATCAGCGCCGTCCCCGACGGCGTGGCTGTCGAGTACGAGGAGATCGGAAAGCCAAGCCCCAGCGCGGAAGAGATCACCCTTACCGAGCGCCTGCTCACGCTGGGCCGGGAGCCGACACCGGAGCTGCCCGAGCGATCGGTCGTCAGCGCCCGGGTGCCGGAATCCGCGTCCGCGTCCACCGCGGACGAATGA
- a CDS encoding thiamine-phosphate synthase family protein: protein MQFVEEIVVDEFLPTVRSLLAAELRERGLTQREVAEVLGISQSAVSKYAHGDVATNDRIAGDERVEALVGELADGLADGDVTPVQALIEIEVLIRTLETGGDLLAQLHEDAVPELADHGSSFRVHDPENDLRTSERVLSSLRRGLRILENASGFAGLIPAVGSNLVACTPDAEDVDDVAGVPGRIFDVKGKATVPADPEFGVSEHVATVLLAARNHGADASAAINIRYDPDLLAEVTEGGHVIAEFDESSDIASSIGAAIEDEPAATVLYQTGGMGIEPLIYVLGPDAESVSDTVRSLI from the coding sequence ATGCAATTCGTTGAAGAGATCGTCGTCGACGAGTTTCTGCCCACGGTTCGGTCGCTACTCGCGGCCGAGCTCCGCGAGCGGGGACTCACCCAGAGAGAGGTCGCCGAGGTTCTCGGCATCAGCCAGAGCGCCGTTTCGAAGTACGCCCACGGCGACGTCGCAACCAACGACCGGATCGCCGGCGACGAACGCGTCGAGGCGCTGGTCGGGGAACTCGCCGACGGGCTGGCAGACGGCGACGTCACGCCCGTCCAGGCGCTGATCGAGATCGAGGTGCTGATCCGGACCCTCGAGACCGGCGGAGACCTGCTGGCACAGCTTCACGAGGACGCCGTTCCCGAACTCGCCGATCACGGCTCGAGTTTCCGCGTCCACGACCCCGAAAACGATCTGCGCACCAGCGAGCGGGTGCTCTCCTCGCTCCGGCGCGGGCTCCGCATCCTCGAGAACGCAAGCGGCTTCGCGGGGCTGATCCCGGCGGTCGGTTCGAACCTGGTCGCCTGCACCCCCGACGCGGAGGACGTCGACGACGTCGCGGGCGTTCCGGGACGAATCTTCGACGTCAAGGGCAAGGCGACGGTGCCGGCCGATCCCGAGTTCGGCGTCTCCGAACACGTCGCGACGGTGTTGCTCGCCGCACGCAACCACGGCGCGGACGCGTCAGCGGCGATCAACATCAGATACGATCCCGATCTGCTCGCCGAGGTGACCGAGGGCGGGCACGTCATCGCCGAGTTCGACGAGTCGAGTGACATCGCCTCGAGCATCGGCGCTGCGATCGAAGACGAGCCGGCGGCGACGGTGCTATACCAGACCGGCGGGATGGGTATCGAGCCGCTGATCTACGTCCTCGGCCCGGACGCGGAATCGGTTTCGGATACGGTCCGCTCGCTGATCTGA
- a CDS encoding class I SAM-dependent methyltransferase has translation MPGVRSTLRARVGPEDAQAFYGRWAALYDVIARRTPGIPSLRKRAAAACRLEPGDTVVEMGCGTGANLPYLREQVGSDGTVIGIDFTGPVLERARELTVEYDNVHVVRGDATRPPLGPPGDDGGSDEDGGTLDAGTDVDALLATFVVGMLEDPAGAVDDWCDLVGPGGHVVLANAARSEAWYAPPVNAVFRAIVVLSTPPTTKLRYENEPHLKLDAKIDAAHTRLRERSAAVADETHVFGVVRLTGGRLE, from the coding sequence ATGCCGGGAGTTCGCTCCACGCTGCGAGCGCGCGTGGGACCCGAAGACGCGCAGGCGTTTTACGGCCGTTGGGCGGCGCTCTACGACGTCATCGCGCGTCGAACGCCGGGTATTCCGTCGCTACGCAAACGGGCGGCCGCCGCCTGCCGACTCGAGCCCGGCGATACCGTCGTCGAGATGGGTTGCGGGACGGGCGCGAACCTGCCGTATCTGCGCGAGCAGGTCGGTTCAGACGGAACCGTGATCGGGATCGATTTCACCGGCCCGGTCCTCGAGCGGGCGCGAGAATTGACGGTCGAGTACGACAACGTCCACGTCGTTCGGGGTGATGCGACGCGGCCGCCGCTGGGTCCGCCCGGCGATGACGGCGGAAGCGACGAGGACGGTGGTACGCTGGACGCCGGAACGGACGTCGACGCGCTCCTCGCGACGTTCGTCGTCGGCATGCTCGAGGACCCCGCCGGCGCGGTCGACGACTGGTGTGACCTCGTCGGTCCCGGCGGGCACGTCGTTCTCGCCAACGCCGCTCGGAGCGAGGCGTGGTACGCGCCGCCGGTCAACGCCGTCTTTCGGGCGATCGTCGTCCTCTCGACGCCGCCGACGACGAAACTGCGCTACGAGAACGAGCCCCATCTGAAACTCGACGCGAAGATCGACGCCGCCCACACGCGTCTCCGCGAGCGGTCGGCGGCCGTCGCAGACGAGACGCACGTCTTCGGCGTCGTTCGGTTAACCGGCGGACGACTCGAGTGA